Proteins encoded within one genomic window of Bacillus sp. 1NLA3E:
- a CDS encoding Ig-like domain-containing protein: MKNRKEKFKSKNMKLLFFFPVAVLLLTTILIFNNKVWSDSDEVARKIIFGDETWNMVTNPEFKLEWFTNKDTVTITVDLQEDFTKWKAMNKDEVLPTERPFEVTAKMGETAVVPISIKEKLNTNAEFDGSYLVEIPVNKDGKLDITTSIKDGNSWGLSPSEGNFHITRDTEAPVIKLSGVAEGALSKNDITLNMAVTEKYFIDKNVTVLVKDLNSNEQSEISPVWKQNDQSGAWEASHLFSNSGEFEVSINAKDKAGNVGTEKRVSFAINKKSPELSVTDIEHSLKIADTGYSRSKKVQFKVNSGISIATATASISKIGEHGEPTSAVLKINEQNTKEAFLDYEFTQDGKYVIDATVTDKNKNGESHKLPPFTFEIDSTPPALSVTDGAGNPAQGEYSSKQNIIISIFDTNFNKEKASISGTRKGMDGKEVSLNNLLVLDEAGNASLAAEADGIYELTLKATDQAGNESTKNVSFTIDVTAPKVTHNIDQKYYQTKDFKLSVEDLTFVLGKTALTATKVNGGTSEDYSPKITRSLLGLFGAQWTRQFTEDGDYTLEVSAIDNLLHPIVKGEPITFTIDATAPMPYINNVVDQALYSAPLKGVDIGVNDKNIDLGHTTLTVKKDGKIQTVSPLNQNGENASNQYDFTEDGVYSIELETTDFAQNRAKAAPVTFTVDQTNPELEISKITNGGHYQEIKDVVLTALDLTLREATLVIKRDGQQILSETLKGNVENNLIKAMKSLDFTEEGDYELILIATDRTERTTEKKMSFTIDHTAPALDFSGISEGSFLKNGTLNVNILEHNFETDNVTITATRKTDRDKDAEPYTEIKKWENAGEKASLAHFFDKDGDYVVVVEAEDKALNKAKKELHFTIDNVKPIIGISNSNENGSYYNADKAVSISVNERNFEGNNVTIEATKKVEAGDEKQAISIGDWKNTAESSSLSNLFTEDGEYEITVNAMDLAGNLGDKQTVKFTVDKTKPLLSITGVGNDDHYNVDKPVEAKVIDRNLNLNGKNLTVTRDGKPYSLVGQLGQTGTTAQNSFIFTEEGSYLVNLNLTDKAGNYQEHEPISFVIDKTNPVLKINGVEDQSFNPAEKPVSVTVDELNFATNNVELTATKDGKQLDIGEWKNTGKMSALNYDFSLDGLYTVWIKAKDKAGNGPIEAAKTFTVDKVKPAIEITGVENNQEYNVDKPVTATIKDVNLDVNKIKVTKDGANYNAGNFTIAHHQYENSVATLTHHFSAEGDYEVVVEATDKAGNSFSQQVKFTIDKTKPVITSKFKGESRVITDGEFINKIFTPEFALDEPEDSIVSVTLNDGANVKNNLPLASSEMAYHYKVLARDKAGNETTLEISFTLDTTKPELNISGILDGFFNKDMVPKITYSDKHLDPSKTSVMLNGDPFENGKKLDYEKDYVFKAVITDLANNVTTRTIVFTIDKTSPVIKFKEPISNKYFNKDLIPQLLIEDFSEYDIITQTLDGKPYKLGTPIKEEGKHVLYFEVKDKAGNIKQISVEFIIDKTAPKVVYDGVKKGGKYYNPVSVSIRLDNPLDKIKTVTLNGKVFDGEVVTEDGTEVIKTKLSDKKSYEIKVSAYDEAGNEIKSVLPFKIVEKSLIVKFYENKPFMMGSIAGVVGVIGLLGSLVFRKKKEDGAEEEV, encoded by the coding sequence ATGAAAAACAGGAAAGAGAAATTCAAAAGTAAGAATATGAAACTATTATTTTTTTTTCCAGTTGCCGTGTTATTACTGACTACCATTCTTATTTTTAACAATAAGGTATGGTCAGATTCAGATGAAGTGGCCAGAAAGATTATCTTTGGTGATGAGACTTGGAATATGGTTACCAATCCCGAATTTAAGCTTGAGTGGTTTACCAATAAGGACACTGTTACCATCACTGTTGATTTGCAGGAAGATTTTACGAAATGGAAGGCCATGAATAAAGACGAGGTGTTACCTACAGAAAGACCGTTTGAAGTAACCGCGAAGATGGGAGAAACTGCTGTTGTTCCTATTTCGATAAAAGAAAAATTGAATACCAACGCGGAATTTGATGGAAGCTATCTTGTGGAAATTCCTGTTAATAAGGATGGGAAGCTGGATATTACTACTAGCATTAAGGATGGGAATTCTTGGGGGTTATCACCTTCGGAAGGGAATTTCCATATCACCAGGGATACTGAGGCTCCCGTCATCAAATTATCAGGTGTTGCAGAAGGTGCTTTAAGCAAGAACGACATTACCCTAAACATGGCAGTGACCGAGAAGTATTTCATAGATAAAAATGTGACGGTTTTAGTGAAGGATCTAAACAGCAATGAACAATCTGAGATTTCTCCTGTATGGAAGCAAAATGATCAGTCCGGAGCCTGGGAAGCTTCACACTTGTTCTCCAATAGCGGCGAGTTCGAAGTCTCTATAAACGCGAAAGACAAAGCAGGCAACGTTGGGACCGAGAAGAGGGTTTCGTTTGCTATTAATAAGAAATCTCCTGAACTGTCAGTTACAGATATCGAGCATTCATTAAAAATCGCCGATACTGGCTATTCCAGATCAAAAAAGGTTCAATTCAAAGTGAATAGCGGGATTTCGATTGCGACAGCAACGGCTTCCATTTCAAAAATTGGGGAGCATGGAGAGCCTACGAGTGCAGTCCTAAAAATAAATGAACAAAACACGAAAGAGGCTTTTCTAGATTATGAATTTACCCAAGATGGTAAATATGTCATTGATGCTACCGTTACGGACAAAAATAAAAATGGAGAATCTCATAAGCTCCCTCCATTTACATTTGAAATTGACAGCACTCCTCCAGCCCTTTCGGTGACAGATGGAGCGGGCAACCCAGCTCAAGGGGAGTATAGCAGTAAGCAGAATATTATAATTAGTATTTTTGATACAAATTTTAACAAAGAAAAGGCTTCGATTAGCGGGACACGAAAGGGCATGGACGGAAAAGAAGTCAGCTTGAATAACTTACTTGTGTTAGATGAAGCCGGAAATGCATCACTGGCTGCTGAAGCAGATGGAATTTATGAGCTTACTTTAAAAGCGACAGACCAAGCCGGAAATGAATCGACTAAAAACGTCTCGTTCACGATTGACGTGACAGCACCAAAGGTTACCCACAATATTGATCAAAAGTATTATCAAACAAAGGATTTCAAGCTTTCTGTAGAGGATCTTACTTTTGTATTAGGAAAAACGGCATTAACTGCAACGAAGGTAAATGGTGGGACTTCTGAAGATTATAGTCCAAAAATCACTCGCTCCTTGCTTGGCCTGTTTGGTGCACAATGGACCCGCCAATTTACTGAGGATGGCGACTACACTTTAGAAGTTTCAGCAATTGACAATCTGTTGCACCCGATTGTAAAGGGGGAACCTATTACTTTTACAATTGACGCAACAGCACCAATGCCATATATCAATAATGTAGTTGATCAAGCTCTTTATAGCGCACCGCTAAAGGGCGTCGATATTGGTGTTAATGATAAGAATATCGATTTGGGGCACACGACACTAACCGTTAAAAAAGATGGAAAGATTCAAACTGTATCACCACTAAACCAAAATGGTGAAAATGCCTCTAATCAATATGATTTTACAGAGGATGGAGTGTATTCGATTGAGCTAGAGACAACTGATTTTGCTCAGAATAGAGCGAAAGCGGCGCCTGTCACGTTTACTGTGGACCAAACAAATCCGGAACTCGAGATTTCAAAGATTACCAACGGCGGACACTATCAAGAAATAAAAGACGTAGTCTTAACAGCATTGGATTTAACGCTTCGCGAAGCGACATTAGTAATTAAGCGTGACGGCCAACAAATCCTGTCCGAAACATTAAAAGGTAATGTAGAAAACAATTTAATTAAAGCCATGAAATCTCTTGATTTTACAGAAGAAGGAGATTATGAATTGATCCTGATTGCCACGGATCGCACTGAAAGAACGACTGAAAAGAAAATGTCTTTCACTATTGACCATACCGCACCAGCGCTTGATTTCAGTGGCATAAGTGAAGGAAGTTTCCTTAAAAATGGCACACTGAACGTTAATATTCTTGAACATAATTTTGAAACAGATAATGTCACGATTACTGCTACAAGAAAAACTGATCGAGATAAGGATGCAGAACCTTACACCGAAATTAAAAAATGGGAGAATGCCGGAGAGAAAGCTTCGCTAGCTCACTTCTTTGACAAAGATGGCGACTATGTTGTCGTTGTTGAAGCTGAAGACAAGGCCCTCAATAAAGCAAAGAAAGAGTTGCATTTTACGATTGATAATGTCAAACCGATTATCGGGATCTCTAATAGTAACGAAAATGGTTCTTATTATAATGCTGACAAGGCTGTATCGATTTCGGTAAATGAGCGAAATTTTGAAGGCAATAATGTAACGATTGAAGCCACCAAGAAAGTCGAGGCTGGTGACGAGAAGCAAGCTATTTCCATTGGGGATTGGAAAAATACTGCTGAAAGTTCCAGCTTAAGTAATTTATTCACAGAAGATGGTGAATATGAAATTACCGTTAATGCAATGGACTTAGCAGGTAATTTGGGCGATAAACAAACTGTTAAATTTACCGTGGACAAAACCAAGCCGCTTTTAAGCATCACAGGTGTTGGAAACGATGATCATTATAATGTGGATAAACCTGTTGAGGCGAAAGTGATCGACCGAAATCTTAACCTAAACGGTAAAAACCTGACTGTGACGAGGGACGGTAAACCATACTCGTTAGTTGGTCAACTTGGGCAAACAGGGACGACGGCTCAAAATAGCTTTATTTTCACAGAAGAAGGAAGCTATCTAGTTAATCTGAATTTAACAGATAAAGCGGGCAATTATCAGGAACACGAGCCAATTTCGTTTGTTATTGATAAAACCAATCCTGTTTTGAAGATTAACGGAGTTGAAGATCAATCGTTCAATCCAGCCGAGAAGCCGGTTTCGGTGACGGTCGATGAATTGAACTTTGCGACAAATAATGTGGAATTGACAGCGACAAAAGACGGTAAACAGTTGGATATCGGGGAGTGGAAAAATACTGGAAAGATGTCAGCGTTAAATTATGATTTTAGTCTAGATGGATTGTACACCGTATGGATTAAAGCAAAAGATAAAGCAGGCAATGGACCAATCGAAGCTGCCAAAACGTTTACGGTTGATAAAGTGAAACCGGCGATTGAAATTACAGGTGTCGAAAATAATCAAGAATACAATGTGGATAAGCCTGTCACGGCGACGATTAAGGACGTTAACTTAGATGTCAACAAAATTAAGGTCACAAAAGATGGTGCCAACTATAATGCCGGCAACTTTACGATCGCTCATCATCAATATGAGAATTCAGTGGCCACGCTCACGCATCATTTCAGTGCTGAAGGCGATTATGAAGTAGTCGTAGAGGCAACCGATAAAGCAGGGAACAGCTTCAGCCAACAAGTTAAATTTACGATTGATAAAACGAAACCAGTGATTACGTCGAAATTTAAAGGTGAAAGTCGCGTTATAACAGACGGGGAATTTATTAACAAAATCTTTACACCAGAATTTGCGCTTGATGAGCCGGAGGATTCGATCGTATCGGTAACATTGAACGATGGAGCTAATGTGAAAAATAACCTTCCACTCGCTTCTTCGGAAATGGCCTACCACTACAAGGTGCTTGCGCGCGATAAAGCGGGAAATGAAACGACATTAGAAATTAGCTTTACTTTGGATACAACGAAGCCAGAGCTAAATATCTCAGGGATATTGGATGGGTTCTTTAACAAGGACATGGTTCCAAAGATAACTTACTCAGATAAACATTTAGACCCTAGTAAAACATCGGTAATGCTAAATGGCGATCCATTTGAAAACGGTAAAAAGCTAGATTATGAGAAAGATTATGTGTTTAAAGCAGTCATTACTGACTTAGCGAATAATGTAACAACCCGGACGATTGTTTTTACAATCGATAAAACATCGCCGGTCATTAAGTTCAAAGAACCAATCTCTAATAAATACTTTAATAAGGACTTGATTCCACAGCTATTAATTGAGGATTTCAGCGAATATGATATCATCACGCAAACGCTTGATGGCAAACCATATAAGTTGGGAACTCCAATTAAAGAAGAGGGCAAACACGTTCTTTATTTTGAAGTAAAAGATAAAGCAGGAAATATTAAGCAAATTAGTGTTGAGTTCATCATTGATAAAACGGCCCCAAAAGTCGTTTATGACGGAGTCAAAAAAGGCGGAAAATACTATAATCCAGTATCGGTCAGCATTCGTCTCGATAATCCTTTGGATAAAATAAAGACTGTTACACTTAATGGCAAAGTTTTTGACGGTGAAGTGGTAACAGAGGATGGAACCGAGGTAATCAAAACAAAGCTATCTGACAAGAAATCATATGAAATTAAAGTTTCAGCGTATGATGAAGCGGGCAATGAAATAAAATCTGTTCTTCCTTTTAAAATCGTTGAAAAGAGTCTTATCGTGAAGTTCTATGAAAATAAACCATTCATGATGGGATCCATCGCCGGGGTCGTTGGGGTGATTGGTCTGCTGGGCTCACTAGTTTTTAGAAAGAAAAAAGAAGATGGAGCCGAAGAGGAAGTATAA
- a CDS encoding protein kinase domain-containing protein, giving the protein MIQIGTNIDDRYEILKEIGRGGMSIVYLAMDNRLNKSLVVKDIRKRANSDNKLLVNSLVVEANMLKRLDHGALPRIYDIIESEGDIYVVMDYIEGESLKEKQDREGIIPASLVIDWAKQLTNVLDYLHTRKPFSIIYRDMKPDNVMLTPEGKIKLIDFGIAREYKTENATDTTNLGTKAYAAPEQLSGKQTDARSDIYSLGLTLYFLVTGKSLNEPPFEIKPIRTWDASLPEGLEHIINKCTQSEPTDRYQSCEELAYDLDNINLLTKGYKKKLFKQLYVFLIPAVLFLLFLVTTGFGYSGMKNEQFQDYMKLVNESSRYLINGKDAKAIEHLERAITSVDSGKSEAYLNLLDIYINRDETDSGLAKIEIYINDQYGHVDKNNEVLFKMGMTYFDIKSDYVSALKYFQKVDEEEIPDAKYYKSLATTMGSLNVDYNKFTTNLREFEKYNDSLANDHKKIDNYHSLANIYLSYKGQIPDANTQAIMVIQKANGVLKKLDDEHLRYKYELDFDQKLAQAYYSRGVNSEDKEGARKDFSQAIEHYQNVIDQEVTDQDKEDAMVKIGIIYQEMGENAQAVEQLQLALKQYPKSIEAYTKLGNLLLDIEQGKEEGSRNYSEAKLVYDQASHLDAITNDESYKKLTRRLQNLDVIQ; this is encoded by the coding sequence TTGATACAGATTGGCACGAATATCGATGATCGATACGAAATTCTTAAGGAAATAGGTCGGGGCGGGATGAGCATTGTTTATCTAGCCATGGATAACAGGCTAAATAAATCCCTTGTTGTAAAGGATATTCGCAAGCGGGCAAACAGCGACAACAAGTTATTAGTGAACAGCCTTGTTGTTGAAGCGAATATGCTTAAAAGGCTTGATCACGGAGCCCTGCCCCGGATTTATGACATCATCGAATCCGAGGGTGATATTTATGTTGTTATGGATTATATCGAAGGTGAGTCGTTGAAGGAAAAGCAGGATCGAGAGGGCATCATCCCGGCAAGTCTTGTAATCGATTGGGCAAAACAGTTAACAAATGTTTTAGATTATTTACACACAAGAAAACCTTTCTCGATTATTTACCGGGACATGAAGCCTGATAATGTCATGCTCACGCCGGAGGGGAAAATTAAGCTAATCGACTTTGGGATTGCCCGGGAATATAAAACAGAAAACGCTACAGATACGACGAATCTAGGGACAAAAGCCTATGCTGCTCCGGAGCAGCTTTCTGGCAAGCAAACCGATGCCAGGTCCGATATTTATAGCTTAGGGCTGACCTTGTATTTCCTTGTTACGGGTAAAAGTTTAAATGAACCGCCGTTTGAAATTAAACCGATCCGCACTTGGGATGCTTCACTACCTGAGGGGCTTGAACACATCATTAACAAATGCACTCAATCTGAGCCAACTGACCGTTATCAGAGTTGTGAAGAGCTTGCTTATGATTTAGACAATATCAACTTGCTGACGAAGGGCTATAAGAAAAAACTGTTTAAGCAATTATACGTATTCCTGATCCCAGCAGTATTATTTTTACTATTTTTAGTAACAACGGGCTTTGGCTACAGTGGAATGAAGAATGAACAGTTCCAAGATTATATGAAGCTAGTAAACGAGTCAAGCCGATATTTAATCAATGGCAAGGACGCGAAAGCAATCGAGCACCTTGAACGCGCGATTACATCGGTTGATAGCGGAAAATCTGAAGCCTATCTCAATTTACTTGATATTTATATCAATCGAGATGAAACGGATAGTGGGTTAGCGAAAATTGAAATTTATATTAATGATCAATACGGTCATGTTGATAAAAATAATGAAGTTTTGTTTAAGATGGGCATGACCTATTTTGATATAAAAAGTGATTATGTTTCTGCCTTGAAGTATTTTCAGAAGGTTGATGAAGAGGAAATTCCAGATGCAAAATATTACAAATCATTAGCGACAACAATGGGCAGTTTGAATGTTGACTATAACAAGTTTACCACCAATTTACGAGAGTTTGAAAAGTACAATGATAGCTTGGCAAATGATCATAAAAAAATTGATAACTATCATTCTTTGGCAAATATATATCTTTCATATAAAGGGCAAATTCCTGATGCCAATACCCAAGCCATCATGGTCATTCAAAAGGCAAATGGCGTCTTAAAAAAGTTGGATGATGAGCACTTGCGGTATAAATACGAGCTAGACTTTGATCAGAAATTAGCCCAAGCCTACTATAGCAGAGGTGTAAATTCAGAAGACAAAGAGGGCGCAAGGAAGGATTTTTCCCAAGCAATTGAGCATTATCAAAATGTGATTGATCAAGAGGTCACCGATCAAGATAAAGAGGATGCAATGGTAAAAATAGGGATCATCTATCAGGAAATGGGTGAAAATGCTCAAGCAGTTGAGCAGCTCCAGTTAGCTCTTAAACAATATCCAAAGAGTATTGAAGCCTATACAAAGCTTGGAAATCTGCTTCTTGATATAGAGCAAGGTAAAGAGGAAGGAAGTAGAAATTATAGTGAAGCCAAGCTTGTGTATGACCAAGCTAGCCATCTTGATGCTATTACGAATGATGAATCCTATAAAAAGTTAACAAGAAGATTACAAAATCTGGATGTAATTCAGTAG
- a CDS encoding PP2C family protein-serine/threonine phosphatase, whose translation MAFQIAYHTDAGIRKKTNQDGLLIKTAKTPEGMVGLFVVCDGMGGLSHGELASATVIRGLSDWFDRDLPEILQSESLDRTIEVGLEAHIHSLNEKILQYGETARIKLGTTVTALLIFCSRYYIVQIGDSRAYSINRTILKLTKDQTLVARELEYGNLTEAQARIDPRRNILLQCVGATKDLNVIISRGDIEPGTLFMLCTDGFYHEITEAELLTAMNPESFHNEQQMKETLIELVELIKERKETDNISVITVKER comes from the coding sequence ATGGCATTTCAAATTGCCTACCATACGGACGCTGGGATTAGAAAGAAGACGAATCAGGATGGGTTACTCATAAAAACGGCGAAAACACCGGAGGGGATGGTTGGACTTTTTGTGGTTTGTGATGGGATGGGTGGGCTATCCCACGGAGAATTGGCCAGTGCGACAGTGATAAGAGGGCTGTCAGATTGGTTTGACCGAGATCTCCCAGAAATTCTTCAATCCGAATCGCTGGATCGAACCATCGAAGTGGGATTGGAGGCGCATATACACAGCCTCAATGAGAAAATTCTGCAGTATGGTGAGACGGCGAGAATAAAATTAGGTACTACGGTTACAGCGTTGTTAATTTTTTGTTCGCGCTACTACATCGTCCAGATTGGTGATAGCCGGGCATACAGCATCAATCGTACCATCCTGAAATTAACGAAGGATCAGACACTTGTAGCCCGTGAACTTGAGTATGGAAATCTTACTGAAGCGCAGGCACGGATTGACCCAAGAAGGAATATCCTCCTGCAATGTGTCGGAGCAACAAAGGATCTCAACGTGATCATTTCACGAGGGGATATTGAGCCGGGAACACTGTTTATGCTGTGTACGGATGGTTTTTACCATGAAATTACCGAAGCGGAGCTGCTCACCGCAATGAATCCGGAAAGTTTCCACAACGAGCAGCAAATGAAAGAAACATTGATTGAACTCGTGGAGCTCATTAAGGAGCGCAAGGAGACGGACAATATTTCTGTCATCACGGTTAAAGAGAGATAG
- a CDS encoding DUF6382 domain-containing protein: MIKKVELKEENYGISKFLFYKVPSLEEVERAELEVLKNSRIPGLLPCAVLQQEEEVLIRYDLVSDTSLEMLFTKPVSKETLCKSLNSIAETLIEAQNCGLNIENFVFSSHHIFIDNFSSRLVFIYLPVKNNIFEKVSLKEFLKEILTMAPFDENDDSQFFIKLHNYLLISDDISPEGVVEKLQGWEDDAETLAQAESGTPFSESTEMTSMSSMADPLVAINSNFYSPGSPRNEVKTTVDRGVVTSEYSSQKKEKKTSQKLEIEEEVQYKRITRTELGDQNPFIKGAASIGGTSINIQPNFGNAFAQQTEPEGTTVLGADRIEEDEGTTTLGVGVQAVRKPFLLSAMQKEKIIIAKDVFKIGRDPQQSDYTSKNKVVGRVHALFITVNGEYYFEDNHSTNGSFVNGVKAFPNDRVKIKHDDVIKLANEEYIFRIF; the protein is encoded by the coding sequence ATGATAAAAAAGGTGGAACTGAAGGAAGAAAATTACGGAATTTCTAAGTTTTTATTTTATAAAGTACCGAGCCTAGAGGAAGTGGAGCGCGCGGAGCTAGAAGTGCTGAAAAACAGCCGAATCCCAGGATTGCTTCCATGTGCAGTGCTTCAACAGGAGGAAGAAGTGTTGATCCGCTACGATCTTGTTTCTGATACCTCCCTGGAAATGTTGTTTACCAAGCCTGTATCAAAGGAAACCCTGTGTAAAAGCTTGAATTCAATTGCGGAAACGCTGATAGAGGCCCAAAACTGCGGTTTAAATATTGAAAATTTCGTCTTCAGTAGTCACCACATCTTTATTGATAATTTTTCAAGTAGATTAGTTTTTATCTATCTGCCTGTAAAAAATAATATTTTTGAAAAGGTATCACTTAAAGAGTTTTTAAAAGAAATCTTGACGATGGCTCCGTTCGATGAGAACGATGACAGTCAATTTTTTATTAAACTACATAATTATTTGCTAATCAGCGATGACATTTCTCCCGAAGGTGTCGTGGAGAAATTACAGGGCTGGGAGGATGATGCGGAAACGTTAGCGCAGGCGGAATCAGGCACTCCTTTTTCAGAAAGCACTGAAATGACGAGCATGAGTTCAATGGCCGATCCATTAGTTGCCATAAACTCGAATTTTTATAGTCCCGGAAGCCCGAGAAATGAAGTGAAAACCACCGTTGACCGTGGTGTAGTGACGTCAGAATACAGCAGCCAGAAGAAGGAGAAGAAAACAAGCCAGAAGCTAGAGATTGAAGAAGAGGTTCAGTATAAGCGGATCACCAGAACGGAGTTGGGCGATCAGAATCCCTTCATAAAAGGGGCCGCTTCAATAGGAGGAACGTCGATCAATATCCAACCGAATTTTGGAAATGCCTTTGCCCAGCAAACTGAACCTGAAGGAACCACGGTCCTTGGCGCCGACCGGATCGAAGAGGATGAAGGAACCACCACTTTGGGAGTAGGCGTTCAGGCAGTGCGGAAGCCTTTTCTGCTTTCGGCAATGCAAAAGGAAAAAATAATCATCGCTAAGGATGTTTTCAAAATAGGCAGGGATCCACAGCAGTCAGATTACACCTCTAAGAATAAAGTGGTCGGGCGCGTCCATGCTCTTTTCATAACAGTAAATGGTGAGTATTACTTTGAGGACAATCACTCAACGAACGGGAGCTTTGTCAATGGCGTGAAGGCTTTTCCAAATGACCGGGTCAAAATCAAACATGACGATGTGATTAAACTGGCAAATGAAGAATACATTTTCAGGATATTTTAG
- a CDS encoding pore-forming ESAT-6 family protein has product MAIDGLKITLGEVSKTAGQLRTFNQTLSTKLHEIKTDMNNLAQYWESDASSTIRGNFNALEPRFEEYRQVVDNYAKFLDNTVTYYNDAESKINNNASMFK; this is encoded by the coding sequence TTGGCAATTGATGGACTAAAAATTACCCTTGGCGAGGTTTCGAAAACGGCTGGACAACTCCGTACGTTTAATCAAACCCTGTCTACAAAACTTCATGAAATCAAGACAGATATGAACAATCTTGCCCAATATTGGGAAAGTGATGCTTCCAGCACCATTAGAGGGAACTTCAATGCGCTAGAACCTAGATTTGAAGAATATCGTCAAGTAGTAGATAACTATGCAAAATTCCTAGACAACACGGTAACTTACTATAACGACGCTGAAAGTAAAATCAATAATAACGCAAGCATGTTCAAATAA
- a CDS encoding WXG100 family type VII secretion target: protein MAGSIMVEPAKLENAASKIDQQAADYESTYRKLFAEVDAMAAAWQGADNAAFTTQIKTFTTDFEKMTKLMRDYSEFLKLGAKAYRDAQNEVKTQASRL, encoded by the coding sequence ATGGCAGGATCGATTATGGTTGAACCGGCGAAGCTTGAGAATGCTGCAAGTAAAATTGATCAGCAAGCAGCTGATTATGAAAGCACTTATCGTAAATTATTCGCAGAGGTAGATGCAATGGCAGCTGCATGGCAAGGTGCTGATAATGCGGCTTTCACTACTCAAATCAAGACATTCACGACAGATTTTGAAAAAATGACGAAGTTAATGAGAGACTACTCCGAATTTCTAAAATTAGGTGCTAAAGCCTACCGGGATGCTCAAAACGAAGTTAAAACGCAAGCGTCAAGACTTTAA
- a CDS encoding DUF1732 domain-containing protein: MDPKVKNKINSIIAQTQAIARELDDISQGLTREFKGIGAEKCASGLQKTAVKYRRVINELRKI, from the coding sequence ATGGATCCTAAAGTAAAAAATAAGATTAATAGTATTATAGCCCAGACCCAAGCAATCGCTAGGGAACTCGATGATATTTCCCAGGGGCTTACCCGTGAATTCAAGGGAATAGGTGCTGAGAAATGCGCCAGTGGACTACAAAAGACGGCAGTAAAATACAGACGTGTAATCAACGAACTAAGGAAAATTTAA
- a CDS encoding Mbeg1-like protein, with translation MGNLEAGIGIVTQQHEEANNFYKENTNKNTKGEITIYGHSKGGNLSTYVFLKNLKDNVKAYIVNGAPICYLGLSDKEKGALNSGRFTFITYVGDIVSHLGFAPYVDKIVVPHDLGKEIDPFFFHYETSVDFNEKDGRFAHWYNHGDWQLKDAKQDILYLQINTALFTINKSIEVEVAVGAATLEIIHLAAKARNKAAQLVIDQCLKFLARVNNVTKQVLTDVANFLVNTAHQTRLFFAKVVESTKRSIAHAEEIIKVDLSRLYYYIERLQAVKRKTARVNDLIDDLYWQAGVMGLDNILKADLSTMFNFKLTDSINYLSSTAETLELVESMLSNKAGRF, from the coding sequence TTGGGAAACCTTGAGGCAGGAATAGGGATAGTAACTCAGCAGCATGAAGAAGCCAATAACTTTTACAAGGAAAACACCAACAAGAATACTAAAGGCGAGATTACCATTTATGGACATTCCAAAGGTGGGAATCTCAGTACGTACGTGTTTCTCAAAAATCTCAAAGACAATGTGAAAGCCTATATTGTTAATGGTGCTCCAATTTGTTATTTGGGTCTGAGTGATAAAGAAAAAGGGGCATTAAATAGTGGTAGATTTACCTTTATCACCTATGTAGGGGACATTGTATCGCATCTTGGCTTCGCTCCGTACGTAGACAAAATCGTTGTACCACATGATCTGGGGAAAGAAATAGATCCTTTCTTTTTTCACTATGAAACAAGTGTGGACTTTAATGAAAAGGATGGTAGATTTGCTCATTGGTACAATCATGGAGATTGGCAATTGAAGGATGCTAAACAAGACATTCTTTATCTACAAATAAACACAGCCCTTTTTACAATAAATAAAAGTATAGAAGTGGAAGTAGCCGTTGGAGCAGCCACTTTGGAAATTATTCATTTAGCTGCGAAAGCCCGCAATAAAGCAGCCCAATTAGTAATAGACCAATGTTTGAAGTTTTTAGCAAGGGTGAATAACGTGACCAAGCAGGTTCTAACTGATGTCGCAAATTTCTTGGTTAACACTGCCCATCAAACAAGGCTTTTTTTCGCAAAGGTCGTAGAATCCACCAAACGCTCTATCGCGCATGCTGAGGAAATAATCAAAGTCGATCTCTCCAGATTGTATTACTACATCGAACGTCTCCAGGCTGTTAAAAGAAAGACAGCACGTGTGAACGATTTGATCGATGATCTTTATTGGCAAGCGGGGGTAATGGGTCTCGACAATATCTTGAAAGCTGACCTCAGCACGATGTTTAATTTCAAGCTAACAGACAGCATTAATTATTTAAGCTCAACCGCCGAGACATTGGAACTCGTCGAATCCATGCTTTCTAACAAGGCAGGAAGGTTCTAG